The Streptomyces sp. CC0208 genome window below encodes:
- a CDS encoding ABC transporter permease encodes MPTSALRRTQRPGDLADLSAAPDPRTSTTRYKVTGIRVLRSEWAKFWSLRSSWITLGVAVFLLVLFGAIASYTYGPGATTGRGPRPRGGSGGSDAVSLALTGVTFASLAVGVLGVLLAAGEYSTGMIRSTLTAVPRRLPVLWSKAAVIGPIVLVLTMIGALAAFQLGAPGLDGEKIALSLGDDGVLRGLTGAGVYLALVAVFGVALGVLVRSSAGAIAILVGTLLILPGLATLLPDSLYDSLHPYFPSNAGSAVYALHQSSDSLSPGAGLAVFAGWVALTLGGAAYRLRTSDS; translated from the coding sequence ATGCCGACCTCCGCACTGCGCCGCACCCAGCGCCCCGGCGATCTCGCCGACCTCTCCGCGGCACCCGATCCCCGGACATCCACCACGCGATACAAGGTGACCGGCATCCGGGTGCTGCGTTCGGAGTGGGCCAAGTTCTGGTCGCTGCGCTCCAGTTGGATCACCCTGGGCGTGGCCGTGTTCCTGCTGGTCCTGTTCGGGGCGATCGCCTCCTACACCTACGGTCCCGGCGCCACGACCGGCAGGGGGCCGCGTCCGAGGGGCGGCAGCGGCGGCAGCGACGCGGTGAGCCTGGCCCTGACCGGTGTGACCTTCGCGTCGCTGGCCGTGGGTGTGCTCGGGGTACTGCTGGCCGCGGGCGAGTACAGCACCGGCATGATCCGCTCCACCCTCACCGCGGTACCGCGCCGGCTGCCGGTTCTGTGGTCCAAGGCCGCCGTGATCGGGCCGATCGTCCTGGTCCTCACCATGATCGGCGCCCTGGCCGCCTTCCAGCTGGGGGCCCCGGGCCTGGACGGCGAGAAGATCGCTCTGTCCCTGGGCGACGACGGCGTCCTGCGCGGTCTGACCGGCGCGGGCGTCTACCTGGCCCTGGTGGCCGTGTTCGGCGTGGCCCTGGGCGTACTCGTCCGCTCCTCCGCCGGGGCGATCGCGATCCTCGTCGGCACCCTGCTCATCCTCCCCGGCTTGGCCACGCTGCTGCCCGACTCGCTCTACGACAGCCTCCATCCCTACTTCCCCAGCAACGCGGGCTCGGCGGTCTACGCCCTGCACCAGTCCTCGGACTCCCTGTCCCCCGGCGCGGGACTCGCGGTCTTCGCCGGCTGGGTGGCACTGACCCTGGGCGGCGCTGCCTACCGGCTCCGCACGTCCGACTCCTGA
- a CDS encoding ATP-binding cassette domain-containing protein, with amino-acid sequence MIEARELTKRYGDKTVVDTLSFTVEPGEVTGFLGPNGAGKSTTMRMIVGLDSPTKGSVTVAGRSYADQAAPLHEIGTLLEAKSVHPGRSAFNHLMALAHTHGIPRRRVDEVIELAGLSSVAGKRAGAFSLGMGQRLGIAAALLGDPAIVMLDEPVNGLDPEGVLWVRNLLRSLADEGRAVMLSSHLMSETALIADHLVIIGRGRLLADTTVDDFTREAGGGGVKVATAETTRLRALLAGPEVTITSSAAEELLVSGRDAREIGAIAARHGIALYELTPQAVSLEAAFMDLTRDVVEYQSAPADTERKAA; translated from the coding sequence CCGGCGAGGTGACCGGCTTTCTCGGCCCCAACGGCGCGGGCAAGTCCACGACCATGCGCATGATCGTCGGACTGGACTCCCCCACCAAGGGCTCGGTCACCGTAGCCGGCCGTTCCTACGCCGACCAGGCCGCACCGCTCCACGAGATCGGCACCCTGCTGGAGGCCAAGTCCGTCCACCCCGGGCGCAGCGCGTTCAACCACCTGATGGCACTCGCCCACACCCACGGCATCCCGCGCCGCCGCGTGGACGAGGTCATCGAGCTGGCGGGACTTTCCAGCGTGGCCGGAAAGCGCGCGGGCGCCTTCTCCCTCGGCATGGGCCAGCGGCTCGGCATCGCGGCGGCCCTGCTCGGCGACCCGGCGATCGTCATGCTCGACGAGCCGGTCAACGGCCTTGATCCGGAAGGCGTGCTGTGGGTGCGCAACCTCCTGCGCTCGCTGGCCGACGAGGGCCGGGCCGTGATGCTCTCCTCGCACCTGATGAGCGAGACCGCGCTGATCGCAGATCACCTGGTGATCATCGGACGCGGCCGGCTGCTCGCCGACACCACGGTCGACGACTTCACCCGGGAGGCCGGTGGCGGCGGCGTGAAGGTCGCCACCGCCGAGACCACGAGGCTGCGGGCGCTGCTGGCCGGACCCGAGGTCACGATCACCTCCTCCGCCGCCGAGGAGCTGCTGGTCAGCGGGCGCGACGCCCGCGAGATCGGGGCGATCGCCGCCCGGCACGGGATCGCACTGTACGAGCTCACCCCGCAGGCCGTCTCCCTGGAGGCCGCGTTCATGGACCTCACCCGAGACGTCGTGGAGTACCAGAGCGCTCCGGCCGACACCGAACGAAAGGCCGCCTGA